A genomic region of Mycolicibacterium poriferae contains the following coding sequences:
- the ectA gene encoding diaminobutyrate acetyltransferase has translation MESVNPALNDLSGESAPGGQPRPDSREQHLRRPRAADGLAVHKLVADSGVLDLNSTYAYVLLCTDFADSSIVAERDGRVCGFIGGYHPPQRPDVLFVWQVVVAASERGTGLGGAMLDALVHRIRSERGGHPVTVEATVAPSNASSRALFGGLARRHGVPMTEHDHFSAADLDPEGAHEDEPLLRIGPITAPLND, from the coding sequence ATGGAATCGGTCAACCCTGCGCTAAACGATCTTTCAGGTGAAAGCGCCCCAGGCGGGCAACCACGCCCTGACTCCAGGGAACAACACCTGCGCCGTCCGCGCGCGGCCGACGGGCTGGCCGTGCACAAGTTGGTCGCCGACAGCGGCGTGCTGGACCTGAACTCCACCTACGCCTATGTGCTGCTGTGCACCGACTTTGCCGACAGTTCCATCGTTGCCGAGCGCGATGGACGTGTATGCGGCTTCATCGGTGGGTACCACCCTCCGCAGCGACCAGATGTGCTGTTCGTGTGGCAAGTCGTGGTCGCAGCCTCCGAGCGTGGCACCGGACTCGGCGGAGCCATGCTCGACGCACTTGTGCACCGCATCCGCAGCGAACGCGGCGGACACCCGGTCACGGTGGAGGCGACCGTCGCGCCGAGTAACGCATCATCGCGCGCGCTGTTCGGCGGGTTGGCCCGCCGACACGGTGTGCCGATGACCGAGCACGACCACTTTTCGGCCGCAGACCTGGACCCCGAGGGCGCACACGAGGACGAACCGCTGCTGCGAATCGGACCGATCACGGCCCCGTTGAACGATTGA
- a CDS encoding alpha/beta fold hydrolase yields MAQREPIHAGTGEPVLLLHPFLCSQNVWNTVADDLAATGRFEVYAPTMLGHHGGRPSPSWLLHTAMLVDDIEQRMDELGWQTAHIVGNSLGGWAAFELERRGRARTLTAIAPAGGWPHHSLSKYETVLKFVLGGPALIAARLVGPRILTWPFVRRLATLPVSGPADGPPEAELRALVEDATHCRAYLQLLVKTLHLPGLLELAGLGAPTQLVLCEKDRVFPTPRGNRYFLQHLPDSAEVVRLPGVGHIPMLEAPDQISALIADFIDRHSDSRADPGQATG; encoded by the coding sequence ATGGCACAACGAGAGCCGATCCACGCCGGAACCGGCGAACCGGTCCTGCTGCTGCACCCTTTCCTGTGCTCGCAGAACGTCTGGAACACCGTCGCCGACGACCTGGCCGCCACAGGTCGGTTCGAGGTGTACGCCCCGACGATGCTGGGCCACCACGGCGGGCGTCCGTCACCGAGCTGGCTGCTGCACACCGCGATGCTCGTCGACGACATCGAGCAGCGGATGGACGAGCTGGGTTGGCAGACCGCCCACATCGTGGGCAATTCGCTGGGCGGCTGGGCCGCATTCGAGCTCGAGCGGCGCGGCCGGGCCCGCACGTTGACCGCGATCGCCCCGGCCGGCGGGTGGCCGCACCACTCGCTGTCGAAGTACGAAACCGTGCTGAAGTTCGTCCTCGGCGGCCCGGCGCTGATCGCGGCCCGGCTGGTCGGCCCGCGCATCCTGACGTGGCCGTTCGTCCGCCGGCTGGCGACCCTCCCGGTCAGCGGACCCGCCGACGGACCGCCCGAGGCTGAGCTGCGCGCCCTCGTCGAGGACGCCACCCACTGCCGCGCCTACCTGCAGCTGCTGGTCAAGACGCTGCACCTGCCCGGACTGCTGGAGCTGGCGGGTCTCGGCGCACCGACCCAACTGGTGCTGTGCGAGAAGGACCGGGTGTTCCCGACCCCCCGCGGCAACCGCTACTTCCTGCAGCATCTGCCCGACAGCGCCGAGGTCGTCCGCCTGCCCGGCGTCGGACACATTCCGATGCTCGAGGCACCCGACCAGATCTCGGCGCTGATCGCCGACTTCATCGACCGGCACTCCGACTCCCGCGCCGACCCCGGGCAGGCCACCGGCTGA
- a CDS encoding D-alanyl-D-alanine carboxypeptidase family protein, with amino-acid sequence MATLRNFCVRASALVTAGMLVMAPGAAADPAVDPNICPYRETTPPAVDLSEVPEFGDPPAPLPVPAKPMGGDALSGCGIVTAPGTPPVPEEVSAEAWLVADLDTGDVIAARDPHGRHRPASVIKVATAAQALRDLPLHKVVPGTADDAAQEGTKVGVGEGGFYSINDLLHGLLMYSGNDAAHALAMQMGGMQTTLNKLNVLAGQLGARDTRIATPSGLDGPGMSTSVYDLGLFYRYAWKNPVFANIVATRDFTFPGRDGSSYPIENDNKLLANYPGALGGKTGFTDDAGQTYVGAAERDGRRLIAVLLRGTRQPIAPWEQAVRLLDYGFATAPGTKVGTLIEPDPALVAPEPGPESATTTTMADAVLPDADAMPVRVGVGVIGSVIVFSLIMGARALNRRPQH; translated from the coding sequence ATGGCGACCCTACGGAACTTCTGCGTGCGCGCGTCGGCGCTGGTCACGGCCGGGATGCTGGTGATGGCCCCGGGCGCGGCGGCCGACCCCGCGGTCGACCCCAACATCTGCCCCTACCGCGAGACGACACCGCCGGCCGTCGACCTGTCGGAGGTGCCCGAGTTCGGCGATCCGCCGGCTCCATTGCCCGTGCCCGCCAAACCGATGGGCGGCGACGCGCTGTCCGGCTGCGGCATCGTCACCGCCCCGGGCACCCCACCGGTCCCCGAGGAGGTCTCGGCGGAGGCATGGCTGGTCGCCGACCTCGACACCGGTGACGTGATCGCCGCCCGCGATCCGCATGGCCGGCACCGGCCCGCCAGCGTCATCAAGGTCGCCACCGCGGCGCAGGCGCTGCGCGATCTGCCGTTGCACAAAGTGGTGCCGGGCACCGCCGACGACGCGGCCCAGGAGGGCACCAAAGTCGGGGTCGGCGAGGGCGGCTTCTACTCCATCAACGACCTGTTGCACGGGCTGCTGATGTACTCCGGCAACGACGCGGCGCACGCGCTGGCCATGCAGATGGGCGGCATGCAGACCACGCTGAACAAGCTGAACGTGCTCGCCGGGCAACTGGGTGCACGCGACACCCGTATCGCCACCCCGTCCGGACTCGACGGCCCCGGCATGAGCACCTCGGTGTACGACCTGGGCCTGTTCTACCGATACGCCTGGAAGAATCCGGTGTTCGCGAACATCGTGGCCACCCGCGACTTCACCTTCCCCGGGCGGGACGGGTCGAGCTACCCGATCGAGAACGACAACAAGCTGCTCGCCAACTATCCCGGGGCGCTGGGCGGCAAGACCGGCTTCACCGACGATGCGGGCCAGACCTACGTCGGCGCGGCCGAACGCGACGGCCGCCGGCTGATCGCGGTGTTGCTACGCGGAACCCGCCAACCGATCGCGCCGTGGGAGCAAGCGGTACGGCTGCTCGACTACGGATTCGCCACTGCGCCCGGCACCAAGGTGGGGACCTTGATCGAACCCGACCCGGCGCTCGTCGCGCCCGAACCCGGCCCCGAGTCCGCGACGACGACCACCATGGCCGATGCCGTGCTGCCCGATGCTGACGCAATGCCGGTGCGGGTCGGGGTGGGCGTGATCGGCAGTGTGATCGTGTTCAGCCTCATCATGGGCGCCCGAGCGCTCAACCGGCGCCCGCAGCACTGA
- the metX gene encoding homoserine O-acetyltransferase MetX, protein MTIVDVVAHSVTLPPEGEVGVVDIGSLTLENGRVVDDVSIAVQRWGTLSPERDNVVMVLHALTGDSHITGPAGPGHPTAGWWDGVAGPGAPIDTDRWCAISTNVLGGCRGSTGPGSPAPDGKAWGSRFPAVSIRDQVAADIAVLDRLGISEVAAVVGGSMGGARALEWMITHPDRVRAGLVLAVGARATADQIGTQSNQVAAIKADPNWCGGDYYGTGRSPDAGLEIARRFAHLTYRGEHELDDRFGNDPQAGEDPGDGGRYSVQSYLQYQGRKLVARFDAGTYVTLTDALSSHDVGRGRGGVEAALRGCPVPAVVGGITSDRLYPLRLQAELAELLPGCDGLDVVDSKYGHDGFLLETEAVGKLIRRTLELAQR, encoded by the coding sequence GTGACAATCGTGGACGTGGTTGCGCACTCGGTGACGCTGCCCCCCGAAGGCGAGGTCGGTGTCGTCGACATCGGCTCGCTCACCCTGGAGAACGGTCGAGTCGTCGACGACGTGTCGATCGCGGTGCAGCGCTGGGGCACACTGTCGCCCGAGCGGGACAACGTGGTGATGGTGCTGCACGCGCTGACCGGCGACTCGCACATCACCGGACCGGCCGGGCCCGGTCATCCGACCGCCGGATGGTGGGACGGGGTGGCCGGACCGGGCGCGCCGATCGACACCGACCGCTGGTGCGCGATCTCGACGAACGTGCTGGGCGGATGCCGCGGTTCCACCGGGCCGGGTTCGCCCGCGCCGGACGGAAAAGCTTGGGGCTCACGCTTTCCCGCGGTGTCGATTCGCGATCAGGTGGCCGCGGACATCGCAGTGCTCGACCGGCTCGGTATCAGCGAGGTCGCCGCCGTGGTCGGAGGCTCGATGGGCGGTGCCCGCGCATTGGAGTGGATGATCACCCATCCCGATCGGGTACGGGCCGGGTTGGTCCTGGCCGTCGGCGCCCGCGCGACCGCCGACCAGATCGGCACGCAGTCCAACCAGGTCGCGGCCATCAAGGCCGACCCGAACTGGTGTGGCGGCGACTACTACGGCACGGGCCGCAGCCCCGACGCCGGCCTGGAGATCGCGCGACGCTTCGCACATCTGACCTACCGCGGTGAGCATGAACTCGACGACCGATTCGGCAACGACCCGCAGGCCGGGGAGGACCCCGGTGACGGCGGACGCTACTCGGTGCAGAGCTATCTGCAGTACCAGGGCCGAAAGCTGGTCGCGCGCTTCGACGCCGGAACCTACGTCACCCTCACCGATGCGCTGTCGAGCCACGACGTCGGTCGTGGCCGCGGGGGGGTCGAAGCCGCGCTGCGGGGTTGCCCGGTGCCCGCGGTGGTGGGCGGCATCACCTCCGATCGGCTGTACCCGCTGCGGTTGCAGGCCGAGTTGGCCGAGCTGCTGCCCGGCTGCGACGGTCTCGACGTGGTGGACTCGAAGTACGGACACGACGGCTTCCTGCTCGAAACCGAGGCCGTCGGCAAACTGATCCGCCGGACCCTGGAACTCGCGCAGCGGTGA
- the yhjD gene encoding inner membrane protein YhjD: MTGPSATEADEKPGFLDRMRARMPWFDHVMRAQERYKSSKGDFYAAGITYFTIFALFPLLMVGFAVGGFVLASRPELLVEIQDQIRGNVSGDLGQQLVELMEAAIESRTTVGIIGLATAAWAGLGWMNNLREALSQMWGLYRDELPGFVKTKLSDLTALVSLFLASVLTLSLTALGNTGVIEDILLWLGFPDSTALTVVLRVASIVISILVSWLLFTYVIARLPRESVSFRSSMRAGLIAAVAFEVFKLVASIYLKSVLTGPAGATFGPVLGLMVFAYITARLVLFSTAWAATLPENMGEEPVPPPGPAVINNRIIHRPGLGPWQAAAAVAAGAVGALSLSRWRQR, encoded by the coding sequence ATGACCGGGCCGTCCGCGACCGAGGCCGACGAGAAGCCCGGTTTCCTCGACCGGATGCGTGCCCGCATGCCGTGGTTCGACCACGTCATGCGGGCCCAGGAGCGGTACAAGTCGAGCAAAGGCGACTTCTACGCCGCGGGCATCACCTACTTCACGATCTTCGCGTTGTTCCCGCTGCTCATGGTGGGCTTCGCCGTCGGAGGCTTCGTGCTGGCCAGCCGGCCGGAACTGTTGGTGGAGATCCAGGACCAGATCAGGGGCAACGTCTCCGGTGACCTCGGGCAACAACTCGTCGAGCTGATGGAGGCGGCCATCGAGTCGCGCACCACGGTCGGCATCATCGGGTTGGCCACCGCCGCGTGGGCCGGCCTGGGCTGGATGAACAACCTGCGCGAGGCGCTCAGCCAGATGTGGGGCCTCTACCGCGACGAACTGCCCGGGTTCGTCAAGACCAAGCTGTCGGACTTGACCGCCCTGGTGTCGCTGTTCCTGGCCAGCGTGCTGACGTTGTCGCTGACGGCGCTGGGCAACACCGGTGTCATCGAGGACATCCTGTTGTGGCTGGGGTTCCCCGATTCCACGGCGTTGACCGTGGTGCTGCGGGTGGCCTCGATCGTCATCTCGATCCTGGTGTCCTGGCTGCTGTTCACCTATGTGATCGCGCGGTTACCGCGTGAGTCGGTCAGCTTTCGCAGCAGCATGCGCGCGGGCCTGATCGCGGCGGTGGCGTTCGAGGTGTTCAAACTGGTCGCCTCGATCTATCTGAAATCGGTCCTGACCGGCCCGGCGGGAGCGACGTTCGGTCCGGTGCTGGGCCTGATGGTGTTCGCCTACATCACCGCGCGGCTGGTGCTCTTCTCGACGGCATGGGCGGCGACGCTGCCGGAGAACATGGGGGAGGAGCCGGTCCCGCCCCCCGGGCCGGCGGTCATCAACAACCGCATCATCCACCGTCCCGGCCTTGGTCCGTGGCAGGCCGCCGCGGCCGTCGCCGCGGGAGCGGTTGGTGCGCTGAGCCTTTCGCGGTGGCGGCAGCGGTAG
- the trpS gene encoding tryptophan--tRNA ligase: protein MSTTAKPVVFSGAQPTSDSLHLGNALGAVAQWVGLQDGHDAYFCVVDLHAITIAQEPETLRKRTLVTAAQYLALGIDPQRATVFVQSHVPAHAELAWVLGCFTGFGQASRMTQFKDKSQKQGAEATTVGLFTYPVLMAADVLLYDTDLVPVGEDQRQHLELARDLAQRMNARFPETFVVPEPMIPKATAKIYDLADPTAKMSKSAATDAGLISLLDDPAKTAKKIRSAVTDSEREIRFDPEAKPGVSNLLTIQSAVTGADIDKLVDGYAGRGYGDLKKETADAVVEFVTPIKNRVDELLADPAELESVLATGAQRARDVSGQTLRRVYDRLGFLPAKR from the coding sequence ATGAGCACCACAGCCAAGCCGGTCGTCTTCTCCGGCGCGCAGCCGACCTCGGATTCCCTGCATCTGGGCAACGCCCTGGGCGCGGTGGCCCAGTGGGTGGGTCTGCAGGACGGCCATGACGCCTACTTCTGCGTCGTCGACCTGCACGCGATCACCATCGCGCAGGAACCGGAGACTCTCCGCAAACGCACCCTGGTCACCGCTGCGCAGTACCTGGCACTGGGTATCGATCCGCAGCGGGCCACCGTGTTCGTCCAGAGCCACGTGCCGGCGCACGCTGAATTGGCTTGGGTGCTGGGGTGTTTCACGGGTTTCGGGCAGGCCTCGCGGATGACGCAGTTCAAGGACAAGTCGCAGAAGCAGGGCGCCGAGGCCACCACGGTCGGTCTGTTCACCTATCCGGTGTTGATGGCCGCCGACGTGTTGCTCTACGACACCGACCTGGTGCCCGTCGGCGAGGACCAGCGCCAGCACCTGGAACTGGCACGCGATCTGGCGCAACGGATGAACGCCCGGTTCCCGGAGACGTTCGTCGTGCCGGAGCCGATGATCCCCAAGGCGACGGCCAAGATCTACGACCTGGCCGACCCGACCGCGAAGATGAGCAAGTCGGCGGCCACCGACGCGGGGCTGATCTCGCTACTCGACGATCCAGCCAAGACGGCCAAGAAGATCCGGTCCGCGGTCACCGACAGCGAACGGGAGATCCGCTTCGACCCGGAGGCCAAGCCGGGGGTGTCGAACCTGCTCACCATCCAGTCCGCGGTCACCGGCGCCGACATCGACAAGCTGGTCGACGGTTATGCCGGACGCGGGTACGGAGACCTCAAGAAAGAGACCGCCGACGCGGTCGTGGAGTTCGTCACGCCGATCAAGAACCGGGTCGACGAACTGCTCGCCGACCCCGCAGAACTGGAGAGTGTGCTGGCCACCGGTGCGCAGCGCGCACGCGACGTGTCTGGACAGACGTTGCGGCGGGTATATGACCGCCTAGGGTTCTTGCCAGCAAAACGATAA
- a CDS encoding exodeoxyribonuclease III: MTGPLTVSTVNVNGIRAAVKQRSAENLGLLPWLQQTTADVVCLQETRADDEQLAAALAPALADGWHLASATAHVKGRNGVALLSRAPFEDVRIGCGAEEFACHGRYIEADTAGVTVGSVYVPTGEAETERQREKERFMAAVQARMADLLARGADAVLCGDWNIAHTENDIKNWKGNVKKAGFLPQERQWLTDLLATGWTDVVRQAHPGVPGPYAWWSWRGKAFDNDAGWRIDYQLATPGLATRAASVRTERPAAYALRWSDHCPVTVEYR; encoded by the coding sequence GTGACAGGCCCTCTCACAGTGAGCACCGTCAACGTCAACGGCATCCGGGCGGCGGTCAAGCAGCGCTCGGCCGAGAACCTCGGGTTGCTGCCGTGGCTGCAGCAGACCACCGCCGACGTGGTGTGCCTGCAGGAGACCAGGGCGGACGACGAGCAGCTCGCCGCCGCGCTGGCCCCGGCGCTGGCCGACGGCTGGCATCTGGCCTCGGCCACGGCGCACGTCAAAGGCCGCAACGGTGTCGCACTGCTGTCCCGCGCGCCGTTCGAGGACGTCAGGATCGGCTGCGGCGCCGAGGAATTCGCCTGCCACGGCCGTTACATCGAGGCGGACACGGCCGGGGTGACGGTGGGCAGCGTGTACGTGCCCACCGGCGAGGCCGAGACCGAGCGGCAGCGGGAAAAGGAACGCTTCATGGCTGCCGTGCAGGCCCGGATGGCCGACCTGCTGGCCCGCGGTGCCGATGCGGTGCTGTGCGGGGACTGGAACATCGCGCACACCGAGAACGACATCAAGAACTGGAAGGGCAACGTCAAGAAGGCCGGCTTCCTGCCGCAGGAGCGGCAGTGGTTGACCGACCTGCTGGCCACCGGCTGGACCGACGTCGTGCGCCAGGCGCATCCCGGGGTGCCCGGTCCGTACGCGTGGTGGTCCTGGCGCGGCAAGGCGTTCGACAACGACGCCGGCTGGCGCATCGACTACCAGCTCGCCACCCCGGGGCTGGCCACCCGCGCGGCGTCGGTGCGCACCGAACGGCCGGCCGCGTACGCGCTGCGCTGGTCCGACCACTGCCCGGTCACTGTCGAATACCGCTGA
- a CDS encoding class I SAM-dependent methyltransferase gives MTETSRQRSLSFGAEAAAYERGRPSYPPEAIDWLLPDGAHRVLDLGAGTGKLTTRLAERGLDVVAVDPVPEMLELLTRSLPDTPALLGTAEEIPLPDASVDAVLVAQAWHWFDPERAIQEVTRVLRPGGRLGLVWNNRDERLGWVKELGRVIGHEADPFSQTVELPAPFTDVARHQVEWTSYLTPQALIDLVASRSYCITSPENVRTRTLEQVRQLLDTHPALAGANGLALPYVTVCVRAMVP, from the coding sequence GTGACCGAGACCTCGCGACAGCGCTCCCTGTCGTTCGGCGCCGAAGCCGCCGCTTATGAGCGTGGCCGCCCGTCGTATCCGCCGGAGGCGATCGACTGGCTGCTCCCCGACGGTGCACACCGCGTCCTGGACTTGGGCGCGGGGACGGGCAAGCTCACCACCCGCCTGGCCGAGCGCGGCCTCGACGTCGTCGCCGTCGACCCGGTTCCGGAGATGCTGGAGCTGTTGACCCGGTCGTTGCCCGACACGCCGGCGCTGCTGGGCACGGCGGAGGAGATCCCCCTGCCCGACGCCAGCGTTGATGCCGTGCTGGTGGCCCAAGCCTGGCACTGGTTCGACCCCGAGCGGGCGATCCAGGAGGTGACCCGGGTGCTGAGACCAGGGGGGCGTCTGGGGCTGGTGTGGAACAACCGTGACGAACGTCTCGGCTGGGTCAAGGAGCTGGGCCGCGTCATCGGTCACGAGGCGGACCCGTTCAGCCAGACGGTCGAACTGCCGGCGCCGTTCACCGATGTCGCACGGCACCAGGTGGAGTGGACCAGCTACCTGACTCCGCAGGCCCTGATCGACCTGGTCGCCTCACGCAGTTACTGCATCACCTCGCCGGAGAACGTCCGCACCCGCACGCTCGAGCAGGTCCGCCAGCTACTGGACACGCATCCGGCGCTGGCGGGCGCCAACGGTCTGGCACTGCCCTACGTGACGGTGTGCGTGCGCGCGATGGTCCCATGA
- a CDS encoding bifunctional o-acetylhomoserine/o-acetylserine sulfhydrylase, with protein MSGEHNTDPSARWSFETKQVHAGQQPDTATHARALPIYQTTSYSFDSTDHAAALFGLAEPGNIYTRIMNPTTDVVEQRIAALEGGVAALFLASGQAAETLAILNIANAGDHIVSSPRLYGGTYNLFHYSLPKLGIDVTFVDNPDDAESWRAAVRPNTKAFFGETISNPQIDVLDIPTVAAVAHDAGVPLIVDNTIATPYLIQPLAHGADIVVHSATKYLGGHGTAIAGVIVDGGTFDWTNGRFPGFTNPDPSYHGVVFAELGAPAFALKARVQLLRDLGSAASPFNAFLIAQGLETLSLRMERHVANAQRVAEYLAAHPDVISVNYAGLPSSPWHELAKKLAPKGTGAVLAFELEGGIDAGKAFVNALTLHSHVANIGDVRSLVIHPASTTHQQLSPEEQLASGVTPGLVRLAVGIEGIDDIIADLDQGFAAAGAARDRSASTSTDPHTVASF; from the coding sequence ATGAGCGGCGAGCACAACACCGACCCCAGCGCCCGGTGGTCGTTCGAGACCAAGCAGGTCCATGCCGGACAGCAGCCCGACACCGCCACGCACGCGCGGGCCCTGCCGATCTACCAGACCACCAGCTACAGCTTCGACAGCACCGATCACGCCGCGGCGCTGTTCGGCCTGGCTGAACCGGGCAACATCTACACGCGGATCATGAACCCGACGACCGACGTCGTCGAACAGCGCATCGCCGCCCTCGAGGGCGGGGTGGCCGCCCTGTTCCTGGCCTCCGGCCAGGCCGCGGAGACGCTGGCGATCCTCAACATCGCCAACGCCGGCGATCACATCGTCTCCAGCCCGCGCCTGTATGGCGGAACCTACAACCTGTTCCACTACTCGCTGCCCAAGCTCGGCATCGACGTCACCTTCGTCGACAACCCCGACGACGCCGAGTCGTGGCGTGCCGCAGTCCGGCCGAACACCAAGGCGTTCTTCGGAGAGACGATCTCCAACCCGCAGATCGACGTTCTCGACATTCCCACCGTCGCCGCCGTCGCCCACGACGCCGGGGTCCCGCTCATCGTCGACAACACGATCGCCACCCCGTATCTGATCCAGCCGCTCGCCCACGGGGCGGACATCGTCGTGCACTCGGCGACCAAATATCTGGGCGGACACGGCACCGCGATCGCCGGCGTGATCGTCGACGGCGGCACCTTCGACTGGACCAACGGCCGCTTCCCCGGCTTCACCAACCCCGATCCGAGCTACCACGGTGTGGTGTTCGCCGAGCTGGGCGCGCCGGCGTTCGCGCTCAAGGCGCGGGTGCAGTTGCTTCGCGACCTCGGTTCGGCGGCCTCACCGTTCAACGCCTTCCTGATCGCCCAGGGCCTGGAGACGTTGAGCCTGCGCATGGAGCGCCATGTGGCCAACGCCCAGCGGGTGGCCGAATACCTGGCCGCGCACCCCGACGTCATCTCGGTCAATTACGCCGGGCTGCCCAGCTCACCGTGGCACGAGCTCGCAAAGAAGCTGGCGCCCAAGGGAACCGGCGCTGTGCTGGCGTTCGAACTGGAGGGCGGCATCGATGCCGGCAAGGCCTTCGTCAACGCGTTGACCCTGCACAGCCATGTCGCCAACATCGGCGACGTGCGCTCCCTGGTCATCCATCCGGCGTCGACGACGCACCAGCAGCTGTCGCCTGAGGAGCAGCTCGCCAGCGGGGTCACGCCGGGGCTGGTCCGTCTCGCGGTCGGCATCGAAGGGATCGACGACATCATCGCCGACCTCGACCAGGGGTTCGCCGCCGCCGGAGCCGCCCGCGACCGGTCGGCTTCCACGAGTACGGATCCGCACACCGTTGCCTCGTTCTAG
- a CDS encoding metallophosphoesterase, which translates to MFILVLGSILGLMHLYVWKRTVKDTTSPGRTRILLSAALVLLLVLLIAALVLPRTLGVTHTGWVAWPGYLWFGVVVYLFLLLLAVEPVRLVLWLARRRRRTDPPAAAPAVDRRVFLARTTAAAAGVAAVGLVGVGATTALRRPDLLRVPVRLRRLDPAMDGFRIAVVSDIHLGPLRGRAHTERIVSMINATEPDLVAVVGDLVDGTVAELGSAAQPLQDLVSREGTFFVTGNHEYFVEDTAEWLTELERFGMNVLRNESTRIRRGSGGFVLAGVNDPAGESDSAGPDYDRALAGATPDQPTILLAHQPVQVRQVAQRGVDLQLSGHTHGGQMWPFHYAVELAQPALAGLSEVDGTQLYVTRGAGFWGPPVRIGAPPDISVLTLRSDSV; encoded by the coding sequence ATGTTCATCCTTGTTCTCGGCTCGATTCTCGGGCTGATGCATCTCTATGTCTGGAAGCGGACGGTCAAGGACACGACCTCGCCCGGCCGGACGAGAATTCTGCTGTCGGCGGCTCTGGTCCTGCTGCTGGTGCTGTTGATCGCCGCCCTGGTGCTGCCCCGGACACTCGGCGTGACCCACACGGGGTGGGTGGCTTGGCCGGGATACCTGTGGTTCGGCGTGGTGGTGTACCTGTTCCTGCTGCTGCTCGCGGTCGAGCCGGTGCGGCTGGTGCTGTGGCTGGCTCGTCGGCGCCGACGCACCGACCCACCGGCGGCGGCGCCGGCCGTGGATCGCCGGGTGTTTCTGGCCCGAACCACTGCCGCGGCAGCGGGAGTCGCGGCCGTCGGGTTGGTCGGAGTCGGCGCCACCACCGCGCTGCGGCGCCCCGATCTACTCCGCGTTCCGGTCCGCCTGCGACGCCTCGACCCTGCGATGGACGGCTTCCGCATCGCCGTGGTGTCCGACATCCATCTGGGACCGCTGCGCGGGCGGGCACACACCGAACGGATCGTGTCGATGATCAACGCGACCGAACCCGACCTGGTGGCCGTCGTCGGCGATCTGGTCGACGGGACGGTGGCCGAACTCGGCTCCGCCGCACAACCCCTGCAGGACCTGGTCTCTCGCGAAGGAACGTTCTTCGTGACAGGCAACCACGAGTACTTCGTCGAGGACACCGCCGAGTGGTTGACCGAACTCGAACGGTTCGGGATGAACGTCCTACGCAACGAGAGCACCCGGATCCGTCGCGGCAGCGGTGGTTTCGTCCTCGCCGGGGTCAACGATCCTGCCGGCGAGTCGGATTCAGCCGGGCCGGACTACGACCGGGCGCTGGCCGGCGCGACCCCCGACCAACCCACGATCTTGTTGGCGCACCAACCGGTCCAGGTGCGGCAGGTGGCGCAGCGGGGCGTCGACCTCCAGCTCTCCGGTCACACCCACGGCGGTCAGATGTGGCCTTTCCACTACGCGGTCGAGCTGGCCCAGCCCGCGTTGGCCGGGTTGTCCGAAGTGGACGGGACGCAGCTGTACGTCACGCGCGGAGCAGGCTTCTGGGGCCCACCCGTCCGCATCGGGGCGCCGCCGGACATCAGCGTGTTGACGTTGCGCAGCGACAGCGTTTAG